From one Solanum stenotomum isolate F172 chromosome 12, ASM1918654v1, whole genome shotgun sequence genomic stretch:
- the LOC125849100 gene encoding uncharacterized protein LOC125849100, with amino-acid sequence MKLVNIWNSKLQTQGRCTSTRDGESKEDKPFLSCVPDLIFAPQKTQFLRFWDKMEGLPFQRLQAVLEQRILRIRILYSMSLLVRILLVIHWFLIPLIKNCLEGAKVLRRVDKKFIPIVAGTTLAIIDQHAADDRIFVWMNCT; translated from the exons ATGAAACTTGTTAACATCTGGAATAGCAAATTACAAACTCAAGGGCGGTGCACAAGTACCCGCGATGGGGAGTCAAAAGAAGATAAACCATTCCTGTCATGTGTTCCTGATCTGA TATTTGCACCACAAAAAACTCAGTTTCTTAGATTCTGGGATAAAATGGAGGGACTACCTTTCCAGAGATTACA AGCAGTACTAGAACAAAGAATCTTAAGAATCAGGATACTATACTCGATGTCACTTCTGGTTCGCATTTTGTTGGTGATTCATTGGTTTCTGATACCATTGATAAAAAACTGCTTGGAGGGTGCCAAAGTTCTCCGACGGGTTGATAAGAAGTTTATTCCGATTGTGGCAGGCACAACACTTGCTATAATTGATCAG CATGCTGCAGATGACCGAATATTCGTTTGGATGAACTGCACGTGA